Within Sorghum bicolor cultivar BTx623 chromosome 2, Sorghum_bicolor_NCBIv3, whole genome shotgun sequence, the genomic segment TCGTGCCGTCCCTCCCCGCCGGCTACGGCCTCCCCGTCACCTGCGACGCGTTCACCGTGGCCACGCTGGTGGTGCAGGAGATGCTGGCGCGCGTCCTGGAGCGGAGgcccgcgccggcgccgcggcTGACCCCGGAGGCCGCGTGGCGGCTCGGCATCTCCACCTGGATGTCATGTTCCTCACCGTCTTCTTCCACAGATACCTCAGTTTCGGCGGCTGCGACTACTTCGTCCGGAGCTGCGACGAGTGGCAGGCGGCCTGCGTCGCGTCCTCGCTCAACCTTTTCATCGCCACACTCACCGTTTCGGTAAGCTTGCGTGCATTTCAATTTGCATGCCATGAGTTTCTCGATTCGTTCGTTTCAACTTGGTCAGCTGGTTTTTTCTGCGAGAGTTTTACATGCTGTCGTCGTTCTCGCGTTCTTGGCAGGACTACTTATTGGCTTGAAGAGGACATTGCAGACCTAAAAGAGTTTGCAAGAATCAACGTATCATGGCTGTGGCTAGAGTTGGGATCTGTCGTTGCGTTTCTTCGTTAGTGTGTTTTGAGTTGCAAATTTAGTAGTAGTAATTAGTGTGTATTCGTTAGTGTATCATGGCTGTGGCTGAAGTAGTAATTAGTTGCGCTGAACAATCTTTTGCCTAGCGTTTGTAAAAGGTTCATGGAATTGAAATCGTCCGTCTGGTCTTGCTATCTAATATTGTCAGAACTTGCAGAACAATGTCTTTGGTTCGGATCAACATATCATGGCTGTGGCTGGAACTGGAACCGTATTGACATTGCCTCTTTTGACGCCGTCGCTTGCTGTGAATATGTGATCCTCTGTTTTCCTTGCCGCAATTTCTGCTGCTAGATTACGTTGTGCCTTCCGTGCTAGACTAGGCAGCCGAGAATAATGCCCGGCCGTGCGCGTACAGTACAGTCGAAGGCGTGCAGCCCGGTCGGTCGCTTGTGTGGGCAGTTGGAGCAAATAGCACAGCGGCATGACTTTCGCGGACTCCGCCGTCCCCCACAAAGGCTGGTGCGTGGTGCATGACCACGATCGTGGTTCGAAGAGCAAGGGGTGCCAATCAGCTCCTGCGACGACGCTAGAATCTGTGCATGGCCGGCCAGGAACACACACTGCCAGTCAGTAACCACCGCCGACAGTCAGCAAAAACTCAGCACCGGACGCGCAGAACGCGATCACGTTGATGAGGTACTTGTAACGTACTACGTAAGTGGGTAATAACGTGAACCGATTTTCATTAGATCTTAatttgtttgtttcggtgcgtCGCTGCTGAGTTTTTGCTTGTACCTAAAGCTTCCGCCGCTGGCCTGGCCGTCGTTGATTGCTGTTTTCACTAGCTAGTGGCTGGCCTGAGCGGCGGCCTCGGTGTTTACAGGGGCCGATCTAGGTTTCAGGCTGGCCGGGCTACAGCCCGGGGGCCCAATCCAAAAATCTCTTTAATATCTCCTTTGTCCAAACTAAATTAgtccataaaaatatacatttaACCCTATCTGATACCGTCTAAGATATCTTTACACTATTTTTAGCACTCCCTGAAATGTTTCTAGATCCGCCACAGGGGTGTTTAGGTGGCCGTTTTAGGATAATGGCAATATAATACCAGTGGAAACCGCTCGCTTTGTGATATGATATTGTTAACATCAGCATTTGCAGTTTTTAAACTAAACTCTATCTATTCACTTGAACTTATCAGCTATGATGTAGTATTTTTCTAGCATAATAAACTAGCGTATAATACTTTTGGGTCTAGCGAAACTATTGTTCAgttgccaaaaaaatttgctTTCAGGTACCGTagaactttcatttgtatttgataataattgtccaatcatgaaataactaggcttaaaagattcgtctcgcaaattataggcaaactgtataattagtttttgttttcttctatcTTTATCGCTTAATGCagttgccgtaagattcgatgtgacggagaacatTGAAAATTTTTCTGTACTTTTTGaaactaaagaaggcctaaCAGTGcgctagggtcttgtttagatccatttttatttgacaaacattatttaattatggagtaactaggcttaaaaaattcgtctcgtgatttatagacaaactgtgtaattaatttttattttaatttatattttatgctttatgtatgtgctggaagatttgatgtgacagaaatttttgaattttttttttggtttttttgagtgaactaaataaggccttggaAAGGTGCAGCGGCACTTGAGGTAGGTCCCCCGGAGGCTGGCCCGGCTGCACATGCCGACAGAGACAGCTCACAGCCGTGACCTGTTCTTCCGCTAGACCCACTGCTTGGGTCACAGGCGGTTTTGGCCGTGCCGTGCAGTCCCTGAAGATTCCTGCGGCACTTGGTGGCTCTCACACACACCAGAAAGACCCTGGACGCTGGTGGTCCACAGCCCGGCTATATATCACACCCTACGCACGCAGCCACCTTGCCACTTCACTCACGACTCACGAGTGTACCAGCGTTGCCGTTTCACCTCGGTACCCAGTGGTTCGGTTCCTCATCAGAGGAGAACAGGAACTTCCTCCTCTGCGTCTTTGAAGGCGTGCTAAagatctccaacaacaagaggtccaagaTGAGGACGATCCCTGCGGTTCTCCTGCTCCTCATCCtagtggccgccgccgccgcctcgttcCAGGGTCTCACCGTGGCTGCAGGTAAGATCGATCATCGCAAACCTTGCAGCGATCGATCAAAGATCGTTGCGGGGCGAGATCCAGATCATGTATGTATGTCTATGtgttttcttccttttgtgaaaATTACTACCACATCGTAAGCCGGCTGCGTGTGCGtcttgtgtgtgtgcgcgcgcgcgctgATGTGCTGTGCAGACACCAGCGGCGCGGTCCCGGACGGCGTGTGCGACGGCAAGTGCCGGAGCCGGTGCTCGCTGAAGAAGGCCGGGCGGTGCATGGGCCTGTGCATGATGTGCTGCGGCAAGTGCCAGGGCTGCGTGCCGTCGGGCCCGTACGCCAGCAAGGACGAGTGCCCCTGCTACAGGGACATGAAGTCCCCCAAGACCCAGCGCCCCAAGTGCCCCTAGGATATGCATGATCCGTCGATCGAGCTCGCAGGATTAATTTCGCTCGCGATCCTGCACAGATTGTAAGGTGTTTGTTGGTGTCGTGCTCGTGCGCGGCCGTGCGTCGGAATCTCCGGAGTTCTTCCGCGTGTGCCGTGTCGTCGTTTATGGCTTGTATCCTCGGACGTGCTAGAATAATAAACAATGCTGCCAGATCTTCGTGTCCTATGACATGTTGGAACCAAATTTCGAAGGGGATTCTACTGCGTACTGTCACCAATGATGGCGAACAATGGCATTATTTGGTTCCCCTGACTAAATTTTACTTGGCTAAAActctattttagctactctggAGTGAGTAgtgaaactaaactattttagtttttttagttattgtgtttaaaaatttagctattaaaatgactaaagtttaaaaaAGCTTAATGTTTAGTGCGGCTCTCTCTCATACATGGGGCGGGGGGAGGACAAGTATTATCAGCGTTCGCTGTTGGCTGCCGCTCGATCCCCGCTTTTCGCTGCCCGCTGGGGTCAGTCGCCGGCTGACGCAGACGGAACCGACGTAGGCACCATCGGACGTGTATGTTTCTACAGCCAACGAGAGAGAGTGCTTTGTGCAAAACAGTCTGGTACTAGTATGTCGTTAGTTTTTGAACCGGATCTAATTACCTCCAGCGTGGCGTGTGGCTTCATCCCTACCACATAAAAGTGCCAACTCAACGGGAATAGATGCTTGCAGGCTTGTCGGATTAGCTTCGTGAGAGCGTCCCCAACGCTTCAGATTGGAGTGCTGCCCCAGTCTCCACGTACTCATTCAGCATGCACGTAACCTTGAAGAATGAAGAGTGGCCTCGCAGAATGACAGAGGTGCCTGCAGAAGCTGCGGAGGCTTCATCTAACAAAAGCATGAAGCTATTGATGGGGCGCGCGCGGTGTGAGAGAAGGAAACTGGGACCCCATCTAACCATGTCTGATTGATGTACGCAAGAGTGGTCCCAAAACAATATAAAAGTGAAAAGATTAAAGTAGTATTTAGACTCCACCATACGTTAGCTCGCATTGTAGAATACACTGCCTCATTTGCTTATTCGTCCAAATGGCATCACTTTTTGTTGAAACCACTAAAAATATGTGCCTGCGTTGGTGGTGCCCTGAAGCTGCGGTAGCCCAACTGCAGAAAGCAAGCATGCTAGAGAGAAAAAAGCTACAGAGGAGAGAAGATAAAAGATGTTATAATACAAAATAAGTGTGGCTTCCGTTGTATGTCTAGCAGCCCCAAAATTTTAACACTTATGTGTCACGTAACTTTATGACGAGACCATTATTGTtgtactaggtttaaaagatttggctcacaaattatagctaaactatgtaattaataattaaatttaaatatattgctaaactatgtaattaattattaaatttaaatatatatttaatgcttgtcCAAAATCTTGAAATCTTCTTGAATTTTGAGGTGAAATAAACAAGGCTGAATATTTAATTGATGTCATCAAACGGGCACCGGCGCACACAACACAATCGTACgaatagaagaaaaaaaaaagacacggTCAGATGGCGATGCAAGCAGATGACGGAGATCTCATTTTGGGCCGAGCACCCACTGCCTGTACTCGTGGACGAGCTGGTACACCTTCTCGGGCGGGTACACGTTAGCCGCCACGCTGTCCCGCCGCGCGCACCGCGCCGCCCACGCCGCGAGCCCCGGGCACTCCTCGGCCACGGCGAACCGTCCATGGCGCTCGTACGTGAGGAACCACGAGGCGAACGGCACGGCCGCGACGTCGACGAACCCGAACGCCTCCCCGCCGAAGAACTCCCGGCCGCCGAGCTCGGCGTCCAGCGTCCGGAGCACGGCCAGCATCTCCGCGCGCGCCTCGGGCTCcggctccgcctccgcctcctcgcCGTCGCGCCTCAGCCACAGCCGCTTCCCGCAGAGGTGCGCCCGGCCGGCGTACACCGCCCAGAACCGCGCCTGCGCGCGCGCGTAGGGGTCCGCCGGCAGGAGCGGCGGCGTCGCCGGGAAGGCCTCGTCGAGGTACTCGAGGATGACGAGGGAGTCGCAGACGGGGCGCCCCGCGTGGAGTGGAGGAGCACCGGCACCTTGCCGCCATGCGCCGGGTTGGAGCGCCGCAAGAGGTCGCTCTTGGCCGCGAGGTCCTCCTCCGTGCTTTCGTACGCCAGGCCCTTCTCGGCCAGCGCGATGCGCACACGCTGCGCGTACGGGCTGGCGAACACGTCCAGCAGCACCAGGTCGCTGCCGCTCTCGGCGCCGGCCATGTGTGTGTGAGTTTGTGTACGAGCGGCGCTGGTTCGCGGTGGTGCGTGGAGGAGAGCGGGAGCGCGGCCGGGGGTCTCGGGCTCCGCTTTTTCTTGCTTgggaagaggagagcagagacggagaGGGCAAGGAAGTTCTGCTGTTGGCGTGCGTGATGACGTACGTGCTTTGACTTTGAGGCTGCCACTCCTACTTGAGCTTCGCAAGAGACGATTGGGTGATTGGGTCGTCAGCGCTGGCGTGTCCATGCTGTCTGGTTGTCTGCTCCGTCAGACGTCAGCGCTGATGAGAGGAGGATCTCGTAGCTCCCTTTGATAGTGAATTTATTTGAACATACAAATGTGAAAATGTTTTTTCTACCAACTAATCTGTCAACCTTAAAACTTTAAAACTTAGAAAAAAAGAATGTGCAAGATGCACCATCTGTCCAACACTCCAACTGAAATACTGAATGCGGCGGCGAGACGGGAGCAGGAAGCGGTGAAGATGAAGAGTCCAACCCGGAAATTAAAAAGACGGCCCAATGAAAAGTACACAGACCCAAACCGGATCACATGAAGTCCAACACAGCCCATGTTCGCACGGTGTCGTGGAGATCTCCTACACTACACCCGATGGCTGCGCGGGTCCCAACTCCCAACCCAAATCCAATCTGCCCTGTCGATCGTCATCCTATACGGCCATCTTTCTCGGATGAGGGATGGCAGCCCCGATCTtctgtggccaccacgccctgCAACTCGTGCTAGGCATCGCTGTGTCGTGCCCCGCTGTCCGCGTGCACGATCTCAGAAGCAGCCCGTCACGTCACTCGTGACACCGCTAGTATGCATCAGCGCGAGAGCTTTCCCGCCAAGACGCACTAACCAGACACAGTCGTTGAGACATTTCGTCGATCGGGCGGCGCCACCCACCCACACACACAAGACCAGCTTCCGGAACCTTCTCGAACATACTGGCTCGAGCTCCGCTGCTGCTCCACCCTCTCGTCTCGCCGTCTCGGACTCCCGGTAACTATAAATAAAGCAGGAGCCCCTCCTCGATCCTCACCTCCACAGCTAGCATCGAGCCGCCATTGATAGCTACTCCACGGCCAGAAACCCACCGCCCACACACAGCGAGAGCAAGAAGAAGCTAGAGATCGATGGCCGGGGAGAAGAAGCAGGGCCTGCAGCTGCTGGACTTCTGGGTGAGCCCGTTCGGGCAGCGCTGCCGCATCGCGCTGGACGAGAAGGGCTTGCCCTACGAGTACCTGGAGGAGGACCTACTGGCCGGGAACAAGAGCGAGCTCCTGCTCCACGCAAACCCGGTCCACAAGAAGATCCCCGTGCTCCTCCACGACGGCCGCCCCGTCTGCGAGTCCCTCCTCATCGTGCAGTACCTCGACGAGGCGTTCCCGGCGGCGACGCCGCCGCTGCTCCCCGCCGCCGGCGATCCGTACGCGCGCGCGCAGGCCCGGTTCTGGGCGGACTACGTGGACAAGAAGCTCTACGACTGCGGCACCCGGCTGTGGAAGCTCAAGGGGGACGGCCACGCGCAGGCGCGCACGGAGATGGTCGAGATCCTCCGCACGCTGGAGGGCGCGCTCGGCGACGGCGAATTCTTCGGCGGGGAGGCGTTCGGGTTCGTCGACGTCGCGCTCGTGCCGTTCACGTCGTGGTTCCTCGCCTACGAGCGGTTCGGGGACCTCAGCGTGGAGAAGGAGTGCCCCAGGCTCGCCGCGTGGGCCAAGCGATGCGCGGAACGGCCTAGCGTCGCCAAGAACCTGTACTCGTCGGAGAAGGTCTACGAGTTCATCTGCGGGTTGAAGAAGAGGTTCGGCATCGAGTAGAGGGATATGGCCTGGATTGATTTGATGCATCGTGTTCGTGTGAGTTGGTCATTGTTGTGTTTGTGTGGGTTGAATCGTTGTTGTGCGTCCTTATATTACATCCTTTGTATCGATGTGTCGTGTCTGGCGTAcgtgcagcggcagcggcaccgCCGTGTTGCCTCGAGCACACGTACCGCAGCTGAATAAATGGTTCGTATTGGATTTTCTTGGTAACGTCTTTGCATGGTTCTTGTGTGCTTTGCAGATACGGGGTAGCGCATTGTTGCGTTTTTTTAACAACAACTTTTAATATATAACATTAAAGTATAGTACATCAGTGCGGGAAAATAATTCCCAGATTACAAAGCACATACATGTAAAATCTACTGTTGATCTGGATCATGAGTAGTGATGCTTCTACCTTGACCAAGCCGGAAAGGAGGTAGATAAAGATGCATAATACATGGTGGTGCAAGGTGCACCATCTGTCCAACAATCCAAACTGAATGCGGTGGCGACTGAAGAGAAGGGAGCAGGAAGCGGGAAAGATGAGGAGGAACCATGGGCTGGTCCAACCCGGAAAAAGACGGCCCAATGTAAAGTACACAGGCCCCAATTAACCGGACCACATGAAGTTCAACACAGCCCATGTTCGTACGGTGTCGTTGTCTCGTAGAGATCTCGTACACGGTACACCTGATGTTCCCACTCCCCCCTGCATCCCAACAATATTCTATGGTTATTGAATGATACTTATTCATTGTCATACATGTTAGGTTTTaacataaatttagttaaatttgaaATTATCTGACTCCTCgaaaaataaggccttgtttagttccgaaaaatttagagaaattgacactgtagcactttcgtttgtttttgacaaatattgagtttttttttgttgtgttatgtttcttatatatatactactagAACAGTGCGCGGCATTGCCGCGCTTGGAATATGCCCGCACATTGTTTCTAGTGTTCGTAGATAGACCAtattttaatttaatttaatgaaattaCACTTATAGGCCAACTAAAGCCTAGTAGTAGTTTGGATTTCTTTTAACATTTTTTTGAAGAAGCTGAAGCGACGGCCAAAGATGATGTAAATTTTTTATTTATCAATATTCTATCAGTACCTCTCTAGAGTTTTCTGTATCTTGAGCTCAGAAGACACCGGCTGCTAGTGACATCACTCATACCGTTAGATTGTCATCCCACGGTTCAGATTTATTAGATGACATCATGATGACGTGATGAAATACCTTTTCACTACCGCGACGCGGTTTAAGTCATTAGAGATGCCACCGTTGGTGGTGCCCTGATGTGTGTCTTCTGAATCTGCAGATCTTTTCGTTAACTCGTGAAGGCATAGTATTAGAGGGTTGCATTATGATTTTTGACGTGAGTCTACATTTTGAGGATGACGTGTTACttttcataaatatttttgTTAATCGCCTATATAGGCCTTCAGTAGTACAAACTCAGCCGTGATAGCCAGACTAAGGATTTTCTGCCGAAATTTCAAGATTTTGGTAATTTTGGTGGTGGGTgaaagaaaaatctaaaatttcatAATTCACAAAATACATGTGCCACATTTTCTTTAGTTACAGACGAAGATGCTTAGAAACATGAGCGCATACTCATCTCTCTATGAACACACGCATGCACACCAAATCTTGAGATTGACAAAGTCACCATAGACGTCTCGCTATTGACTGGTACATCGCCTACTACTGAAAGAATAGTGCCATTAAATTCTAGAATAAATTTAGTAAAATATGAGCATCCCAGATGGATAGGTTTCACCACAAGTAAACCAGCTGAGCTACGCTCAGTTATTGTTTATGTTGCATATTTTTCTATTGAATATATGTGTAGTCATAAATCATACTAATATTTGTTTAgacctattttttttaaaaaagatgtACTTCATGTGCTAGTCtctaaaataaattttggtgaaaATTCAGCCAAATTTCCTGAATTTGGTAATTTCGCTGATGGCCGAAACTTTTGGAACACCAAAATTAATAACCCTGACCAGGCAGACAACAACAAATTAGACCAGGTGAGCGATTCAAACATGCTACGTCTTGTATAACCTAGATGCCTTGGGCTCCTGATCCGTAACGGAGCCGTCACTCCCTCatgactcgtcaagctttgatCAGGGACAAGCGTGAAAACCAAGCTGTGTAGGGGGTGCGTGGTCATGCAACGACCGAacgacttttttttttttttttggtggccATTCTATTGGTTGAAGTGTTTCGGTTTTGACTAAGTCTGTTGAAAAGTTTTGATTTTGGGTTGGTATATATAGATTGAAATGTTCTGTTTTCTTCACTGTTCGGTTTGAAAGTGGCAAACCAATTACTGCATTTCGTGGCGTGGAGTAAATGTCATGTTGTTTCGGTTTtagactaaggtcttgtttagatgtctTTAAAATTCTAAAAGCTCATAAGATTCTCACTTTAACTATAGGTAAAAAAAATTAATCGtacaatttgtctataatttgtgtgacgaattttttaagcataGTTTAtgtttggacaataattattaaatacaaacgaaatactATATTGTGAAAATAGAAAAAGATAGATCAAAACAAGGCCTATAGATGTTGCTTTCGACCACTTCATATTTGGTAATTATGGGAGTATGGGAGCACAGGTTGTACAGCTCTGTCAGGGTGTACAGTCACAAAACGACGCCTCATCGGCCTTTGGAGCATTTTGTGTGGCTTtaagatttgtcttgcaaattaAAGATAAGTGGTGtaattaaattttttatttatatttaatattctatgcatgtgccacaaaattcgatttgacggagaatcttaaaatatttttggtttttggagtgaattaaacaaggcttTTCTTGGATGAAAAGCTTCTAGTTActctagcacttttatttgtatttgataattattgttcaaccatagactaactaggctcagaagattcgtccgcattttacatacaaactatgcaattagttattttttatctataattaatgtctcatgcatgtgccacaagattcaatgtgacgaaaaattttaaaaagtttttggattttgggtggaactaaacaaagtttTGTTTTTCGTCTGGTCAGTAGAGTCGGTTGAAATGTTCTGCTTATTTTTGTCGATTGGTTGACATGTTGCAAAACAATTGCTGCGTTTGGACTTTAGACGTTGGAGTAGAATGTGTGTTGGCGGAGGTCTAAGTTATTGACTGGAGCTACGAATAAGATCGAGGATGTTTTGAATAAGTCCTCTTGGCTCTATTTTAGTCGAAAAATGGTGTGTTTAACGACTTCACTCATTCTACCGGAACCAATGAGTATCAGCTGGAGCTCCCCAAAAGTCCAATCAAAATAGGCTGCTATGCTGAACAGAACCATGCATGTGTGCGACACCTACAAGCTACAGGGAAACCGAAAGCGATGTGACCAACTACTGTGAAGCTACCATGAAGACtctaattaatatatatataacgtGACGATAAAATTAGACAAAGCTGACAATCAATAGCGTCGTGAACGAGTCAAACGTGCGGTGCCATCATGATTGAATCTTATGCCTGCGTTCAGATCCTTAAAAGGGCCGCCACTCACAACTTGTTGTTCGCAGAAACGCAGCAGTTTTGGCAGCTCAAAAACCCAGCTTTGATCAGAGAAGCTCACGAGTTGCATCATTATCTGTCAGGATGCTGAGAGCAACGCATTTCGCTTTCAGGTTTCTCCTTTCAGAGAAATCCGTTGTTGGCAGTTAAACTCTGCTTTGATAAGCATTGCCGCTGTCCGCTGATGGCTAATCGTGTCTTCTTGAACGCAGGAGGGACAAGGGTACAGCTGCGGGAGCCGCCTTGCGTGGCCTCGTCGGTGGCTTCTCGACGGCGTCAGACTCTCAGAGGCTCGCCGGCAAGGTCGCCGTCATCACCGGCGCGGCCAGCGGCATCGGCAAGGCGACGGCCGCCGAGTTCGTCCGTAACGGCGCCAAGGTGATCCTGGCGGACGTGCAGGACGACGCCGGCCGCGCCGTGGCCGCCGAGCTCGGCCCGGCGGCGTCCTACACCCGTTGCGACGTGACGGACGAGGCCCAGATCGCCGCGGCGGTGGACCTCGCCGTGGCGCGGCACGGGCGGCTGGACGTGCTGTACAGCAACGCGGGCGCGCCGGGGGCCTCGGCGCCCGCGCCGCTGGCGTCGCTGGACCTCGCGGACTTCGACCGCGTCATGGCGGTCAACGCGCGGTCCGCGGTGGCGGCCCTCAAGCACGCGGCGCGCGTCATGGTGCCCCGGGCCGCCGGCTGCGTCCTGTGCACGGGGTCCACCACGGGCATGCTCGGCGGCCTCGCCGCGCTGCCCTACAGCCTGTCCAAGGCCACGGTCATCTCCGTGGTGCGCGCCGCCGCGGACGAGCTGGCGCGGTCGGGGGTGCGCGTCAACGCCATCTCGCCGCACGCCATCGCCACGCCGCTGCTGGTCCGCGGCCTCGCCAGGCTGCACCCGGGCGTCCCCGACGAGCAGCTGAAGCGAATGGTGGAGACTGGCATGAGCGAGCTCCGTGGCGCGGTGCTGCAGGTGGAGGACGTGGCGAGGGCGGCCGTCTACCTTGCCTCCGACGAGGCCAAGTTCGTCACCGGGCATAACCTCGTCGTTGACGGTGGGTTCACGGCCAGCAAGCGGATCGGCACGCCGGCGGCAAGCTGACCATTCTCCTGGCCCTGGGAATAATAATAAGTCAATGTACTTCCTTGATCGTGAATCGTGACCGAACCAACACGAAACCTATCATTCTACTATTGAATGAAGACAGGATGCACCTGTGATTGGTATATAGAGACATTCGACTTATCTCTCCAATCGGTTGTTTACAGTGGATTCTCTGCCTTACGATAATGTTGACTGTTGACATTTAAATTGGGCCTACGCCGTTTTTAGAATCGGCCCATGTAGTTTCGGCTcaatctaaaaaaaaaaactctataaGATAACCTCAAAATAGTACCGTATCGGGTTTTTAATGGCATAAGGTCACCCCTACTTCCGTATAAAATATGGGTTACATTGCCAATTCAGGTATTCATCTACACAAtcattatattattattatcaaTTTATCCACTTTTTACCCCTTATTTCATCCAACCTCCTTGTTGTCCTACATGTCACTTGATGGGATTTGTGGGCATTCTATCCTAAAACAACTCTGATATACATCTCCCTGATGGGTCTTCTTTGAAGGCGTTTATGGGTTTATCGGGTGAAGAAGAGGGTCTAATTGGCCTCATCCACTTGCTGGTCGACTTCACTCTTCAGACCTCCCTTTGCTGCATGTTAGGCTATGTGCGGCCTCTGGACGATCTAGCCCCTATTGTGTGGCCCGAACCGATGTCAATAGATAAAATGTTGACAAAAGAGAATGAAGTCAACAAACGTTGTATCTCTTCAAACAAATCCAACATATGTTGAGGTTAGACACTCTTTGATCTATACAATTACTAATTAGctatttaaaaaataactagATAGATTCAAACATATCTAGCTAATTGTTAGCTGAGCACACAATAGATTGTAAAACTACATTTTGGTCTTACATTTACCAGTATCACAAAAACCCCATCACATCCACATTTTAGTTGTGGGATCCGAACAACACCTAAGTAATAGTTACTGGTCTAATATTTAGACCGTACAACTAATAAAATAGTTAATTGTTAGCTAAACCTCTAGATAATAAATCTCACCAGTTGGAACTGGAACAAATCAGATAAAAACAGCTAGTACTTATCTTAGTAGTATTTTCATTAGTTGTGCATCCAAACATACCTAATAGGCAACTAATAGTTAGCTAGCTAACATTATATATGAGGTATTAGCCAGCTAACTACTACTAGTAGATAATGAATCAAAACAAG encodes:
- the LOC110432219 gene encoding uncharacterized protein LOC110432219; its protein translation is MIVAIAPRLAPASRPSVVPSLPAGYGLPVTCDAFTVATLVVQEMLARVLERRPAPAPRLTPEAAWRLGISTWMSCSSPSSSTDTSVSAAATTSSGAATSGRRPASRPRSTFSSPHSPFRTTYWLEEDIADLKEFARINVSWLWLELGSVVAFLR
- the LOC8078989 gene encoding momilactone A synthase; the protein is MLRATHFAFRRDKGTAAGAALRGLVGGFSTASDSQRLAGKVAVITGAASGIGKATAAEFVRNGAKVILADVQDDAGRAVAAELGPAASYTRCDVTDEAQIAAAVDLAVARHGRLDVLYSNAGAPGASAPAPLASLDLADFDRVMAVNARSAVAALKHAARVMVPRAAGCVLCTGSTTGMLGGLAALPYSLSKATVISVVRAAADELARSGVRVNAISPHAIATPLLVRGLARLHPGVPDEQLKRMVETGMSELRGAVLQVEDVARAAVYLASDEAKFVTGHNLVVDGGFTASKRIGTPAAS
- the LOC8058386 gene encoding peamaclein; translated protein: MRTIPAVLLLLILVAAAAASFQGLTVAADTSGAVPDGVCDGKCRSRCSLKKAGRCMGLCMMCCGKCQGCVPSGPYASKDECPCYRDMKSPKTQRPKCP
- the LOC8058387 gene encoding probable glutathione S-transferase GSTU1; the protein is MAGEKKQGLQLLDFWVSPFGQRCRIALDEKGLPYEYLEEDLLAGNKSELLLHANPVHKKIPVLLHDGRPVCESLLIVQYLDEAFPAATPPLLPAAGDPYARAQARFWADYVDKKLYDCGTRLWKLKGDGHAQARTEMVEILRTLEGALGDGEFFGGEAFGFVDVALVPFTSWFLAYERFGDLSVEKECPRLAAWAKRCAERPSVAKNLYSSEKVYEFICGLKKRFGIE